caaattttgaaattgcttggccagagtgAGCAAACTACAATGGTAGCgcagaatttttgaatctttggttatccactgcttcAAGGTCTGGTGcacgagcaaatctgaatcactgAAAGCTACCAACTCCTTGATCTCCATTTCtaaagccattttgagaccaaaaatgcaagCTTCATACTCGGCCATGTTATTTGTgcaagcaaattgcaatttggcagcggcagggtaaTGCTTCCCTTCAGGTGAAACCAAAACGgctccaattccagctccgAGCGAATTTGAAGCTCCgtcgaagaaaagcctccattcagggctTTGCTCACTTATATCATCCGTGGCGCCTACAAATAAGACTTTTTCATCAGGGAAATAAGTATGAAGTGGTTGATAATCATCGTTCCTTGGATTTTCCgccaaatgatcagctatagcttgccccttgacggccttctgtgaagtgaaaacaatatcgaacTCCGAGAGGATTATCTGCCACTTAGCTAGACGTCCAGTTATCATCGGCTTCTCCAggagatacttcaaaggatcggatcgggaaataagataagtggtatggctcaacagATAGTGTCTCAGCTTTTGAgctgcccaggccaatgcacagcagcttttctcaatgaacgaataattagcctcgtattgcgtgaacttcttgcttagatagtaaatggcttgcTCCTTCCTTCCATAGTCATCGTGTTGCCCGAGAACGCAACCAACTGCTCCGTCGAGCACAGATAGGTACATGATCAGTGGTCGGCCCGGTTTGGGTGGCACTAGGACCGGAGGGTgcaacaaataatctttaatcttgtcaaaagcttgttggcactcctcattccagtacaacggcacattctttctcaatAATCTGAACAATGGCTCGCATGTGGCCGTTAACTGGGCAATGAATCTCCCAATAAAATTGATCTTCcctaagaagcttttcacgtccttctaagttttcggcactggcatctctcgaattgctttgatttttgccggatctatctctatgcccCTTTTGCTCACAATGAAGCCCAACAATTTACCCGCTGGTGCCCCAAAGgcgcatttcgcaggatttaGCTTCAAGTTGTACTTTCGCAGCCTTTCGAACAGCTTCCTTAAATCACACAAATGGTCTTCCGCccttttagacttgattatgatgtcatccacgtagacctccatctctcggtggatcatatcatgaaatagggtAGTCATGGTTCTTTGATAGGTAGCTCCAGCATTCTTTAGACCAAACGGCATCACTCGGTAGCAAAACGTGGCCCAAGGGGTGATAAAGGCAGTCTTCTCTCTATCCTCCTCCGCCATCAAAATCTGGTGGTATCCAGCGAAGCAATCAcaaaaggattcaatctcatgccCAGCGGTATTGTCCAGGAGAATGTGAATATTTGGCAGTgaaaaatcatctttaggactggctttattGAGGTCTCTATAATCTACACAAACTCGCacctctccattcttttttggaacagggactggattaGAAAGCCAAATggggtaatgggaaacaatgataatgttggttttgagttgcttttcaatttgttcttttattttgaggctcatatctggtttgaattttcggGGTTTTTGTTTCACGGGTGGAAAAGTAGGGTCGGTGGGCAACGTATGCACTACCACATCAGTTGAAATACCAGTCATATCGTCATAGGACCATGCGaatacatcctggaacatagtcaaaaattcaagcatctcctttttccgcccctcattcaaatgaatactaatttgcacttccttaacttcatctttagtgtcaatgttaaccttttctgtttcttccaagttcggttttggtttctcctcatattgttcaaggtcctttgcaaaagaatcgactacctcctcattatcactctcgctttggagttcggattcacagacctccaaatcgtgagtgatatagagattgccattatcgaattccagaattgtgatatccaaaggatcaaataattttatttttggccatctgaaagaattaacgaatgtgggataataagcaaacaatcatacaacaaacaaatgaacaagcaatatgaATATAACAAGCGAATAAACAACACAACAttgacaagaacaacttgtgcattttcataaaacctttgattgaaagcaaatggaaaggaaaacttaacaatatttacatgcgcAAACATTAGTCAAAAAGGAAAATAGTTTTCAttggctatttacagatgcaaaggtattttcatgaattcgtatgaatgataaacccctttcagtttaccgaaactccttccgaacgggcagaaactcggctgtccaattgggaATTGATCCTTCGGGGATGTCAGGAAATTCAGCTTTGTCTGGAAAActatcttcaaatgttgccccaacgaacaattgggccaaactagCTTCAATTTCATCAACTGGGTTAATTTCCGACATGATCACCTCGGCTGGTCGTGGGAAAGTATAATGCAGTGGTGGAATGTCAAGAACCCCttgccttccttctttctccgcTCTCTTGCGTTCCTTCATCTCTCTGATGTCCTTGGCAGTcggtcggaaacccaaaccaaaTGAATCCTTTTTCTCCACAATCTCCACTGGCTTCAGAATTCCTTGCAAATCtcgtcccagccctttgtcaaattcatagccTCCACGGATCATTTCTTTggccatcatgacactggccttTGGTAAAGCTCGCTCCTCGTTTGTGATCCAACTTACAGAGACGATATCAGTCGTGCTATGAGGAGTCATGGCGACATTGCGGCTTCCATCCTCTTTTGACCCAGAATTGGTGATTACAAGGCAATCCTCTTCGGcaaatatagttatcagcttgtcatttactacaaaCTTCAGCAACTGATGTAATGAAGAAGGCACAGCCCCAGACTTATGAATCCACGGCCTTCCAAGTAGAACATTGTAAACACTAAgaaagtgcatgacttggcagGTTATTTGAAACTGGGCGGGCCCTATCTCGACGACTAGATCCACTTCTCCTATTGGCTCTCTTTgcgctccatcaaaacctcggATTATAGTCCCTGAAGGCCTTAGCTTTATGTCTTGCAACCCTAGCTTTTCCAAGGTgctccaaggacagatattaagTGCAGAGCCATTGTCAATCAATACCTTCGGCAGCATTTTCCCATTGCACCTCACAACTATGTATagggccttgttatgtccaataCCCTCCACCGGCAATTCATCGTCAGAAAAAGTAATTTGTTTGGTAAATAACACACTTCCAACCACATGCGAGAAATTATCAACTGAAATATCcctagggatttgagctttagtCAATACTTCGATCAGCGCGTCCCTATGCATATCTGATGAAAAGAGCAGGTCCAACATGGATATCTGAGCAGGTGACTTGCTTAGTTTCTCGATCACATTGTATTCGCTTCTCtggagccttttaagaaaatccaaggcTTCTTTCTCGGTGATTGTTGGTTTAGGCGGCTCGGAATTATTTGCTTGAATCGGAATGGTAGTTTCAAACGGACTGGCAGTCTTCCCCGATCTGGTAACCACTGACACTTCCTTCTTTGCAATTGACTTCTCCCCAATCTGTATGACGGGTTCATCGTAATTCCATGGCACTTGTTGCAGACTTAAAACAGGCTCTTGCTTCGGAAATTCAATGACTACGGGCTCCAAAGCCTCCCTCTCAGCTGGCATGATATCCAAGATAAAAGGCTTTTCATCCTCTTCGAATGGCAATTCTATGACAAATGGCTGGTCTGTGATCCCAAATACTTCAGCTTCCCTTGCCAATTTTTTGACTTGTTCCACATACTCTGTATTGTCCAGAATGACCCCAACGATATTAGCGTGCTCCGGCAAGGGGTTTCTATTTACGTTCGGTCCTTGTGCCTCCCTTCTCCTAATTACAATCTCTCCGGCTTCAATCATGTCTTGAACTTTATGTTTGAGAGCCTTGCAATCCAAAGTGGAATGCCCGGGTGTCCCTGAgtgataagcacagacagcttgCGGGTTATACCAGGCGGGCATGCCATACGGataggtaggagggggtaccATACCAATTTTTCCGGCGGCCTTTAactggtcatacaattggtctaAAGGCCTACCTAAATTGGTGAATGTACGGCTAGGgggtcggttgtaaggttcagtaggttgaggatggttgtaatcaggtctatttggtggaggaaatcttgggttatatggtGGGCGAGGTCGGTTTTGGGGTGGATTTGGTTGAGAGATTTGAAAAGGAACTGAAGGTGGGctaggatagcttgggcgaggtcgagggtggtggatatTGGTAGTATATACATGGTGCGGGTTTGGATAATGAGGGTAATgtggttggtaggttggattgtgttgATATCGGGGTCTGggtgaagggttttggttccataTGAAGGCAGCTTCCCCCCCCTTCTTTTTAAGTTGCGGGTTCTTCCCACTACTCCCTTGCccttgcaaagcttccactTGCGATTTCAGGGCAGAGACGTTGACAATTTTTCCGGCTCTCACAAAGTCATCAAACTCCTCGAGTTTATTTACAATTGCAGCAAACGAACACCCGGTCATACGAAAAATCTCTTCGAAgtatggaggatcatgcgcctttatGAAAGTGCGAATGATTTCATCTTCGGTCATCGGGGGCTCCACTTTCGCAGCTATCTTTCTCCATCTTTTGGCATATGTCTTGTGATCTTCAGACGGTCGCCTCTTCGTGCCTTCCAAAGTGGTTCTAGTCGGTGCCAACTCACAGTTATACTCGTATTGTCTGATGAAAGCGTTAGACAGATCGAGCCAGGTCTTCACCTCCTCCGGCTTTAAATTCGAATACCAATCAAGGGCGTCGCCTTCTAGACTTTCCGGGAATAACCTTAACGGCAAGTTCTCATCATCCACTGGTCTACCCAACTTGTTAGCGAACAAACGCAAATGTGTTTTCGGATTGCCCGTaccatcatatttgttgaacttcgggGTCTTGAACCCCACCGGCAGTTGTACGTTTGGAAACAGGCACAGATCATCGTAATCTAACACCCCTTGTTTGCTTAACCCTTGGCTCTTGCGgatgaactcatcgaaacggtcCAACCGCTTAAGTAACTTCAGATCAATTGGGGCAGATGACTCCCCCACTTCCGGCTTGGTTTGAACGATGTTCTCCGGCACAAAAGGCTCTGCAGTAGTCTGATAAAAAGCGTGTGGATCTGGAGGCATGTTTGGACCACCTTGGCCACCTTGGGTTTGAAATCCCTGCCCATAGGGAGGATAGAACGGAGGATTTTGAGTGTAAGCATATTGCGGGTTAACAATTCCCTCAAATGTAGtttgaattggaggaataacAAAAGGTAACGTGGTTTGAATTGgcggaataacaaatggttcggattgtggttgtCTGACGGGCGGAGACTCGggttgcactccgctactaacgagctcatcgatcaatttcttttgggctgccatttcagatgccatctccCCAAATTTGGTGAGTAATTCGGTCAATTGAACCCCCGGACTTgtggcttccggctgggtagttgcagtGGTCTTATCAGACTGTTCTAgctgagtactcatgtctacacgattcctttg
Above is a genomic segment from Coffea eugenioides isolate CCC68of chromosome 5, Ceug_1.0, whole genome shotgun sequence containing:
- the LOC113771203 gene encoding uncharacterized protein LOC113771203, whose protein sequence is MPPDPHAFYQTTAEPFVPENIVQTKPEVGESSAPIDLKLLKRLDRFDEFIRKSQGLSKQGVLDYDDLCLFPNVQLPVGFKTPKFNKYDGTGNPKTHLRLFANKLGRPVDDENLPLRLFPESLEGDALDWYSNLKPEEVKTWLDLSNAFIRQYEYNCELAPTRTTLEGTKRRPSEDHKTYAKRWRKIAAKVEPPMTEDEIIRTFIKAHDPPYFEEIFRMTGCSFAAIVNKLEEFDDFVRAGKIVNVSALKSQVEALQGQGSSGKNPQLKKKGGEAAFIWNQNPSPRPRYQHNPTYQPHYPHYPNPHHLKAAGKIGMVPPPTYPYGMPAWYNPQAVCAYHSGTPGHSTLDCKALKHKVQDMIEAGEIVIRRREAQGPNVNRNPLPEHANIVGVILDNTEYVEQVKKLAREAEVFGITDQPFVIELPFEEDEKPFILDIMPAEREALEPVVIEFPKQEPVLSLQQVPWNYDEPVIQIGEKSIAKKEVSVVTRSGKTASPFETTIPIQANNSEPPKPTITEKEALDFLKRLQRSEYNVIEKLSKSPAQISMLDLLFSSDMHRDALIEVLTKAQIPRDISVDNFSHVVGSVLFTKQITFSDDELPVEGIGHNKALYIVVRCNGKMLPKVLIDNGSALNICPWSTLEKLGLQDIKLRPSGTIIRGFDGAQREPIGEVDLVVEIGPAQFQITCQVMHFLSVYNVLLGRPWIHKSGAVPSSLHQLLKFVVNDKLITIFAEEDCLVITNSGSKEDGSRNVAMTPHSTTDIVSVSWITNEERALPKASVMMAKEMIRGGYEFDKGLGRDLQGILKPVEIVEKKDSFGLGFRPTAKDIREMKERKRAEKEGRQGVLDIPPLHYTFPRPAEVIMSEINPVDEIEASLAQLFVGATFEDSFPDKAEFPDIPEGSIPNWTAEKLFERLRKYNLKLNPAKCAFGAPAGATDDISEQSPEWRLFFDGASNSLGAGIGAVLVSPEGKHYPAAAKLQFACTNNMAEYEACIFGLKMALEMEIKELVAFSDSDLLVHQTLKQWITKDSKILRYHLSR